The following proteins are co-located in the Sphingomonas panacis genome:
- a CDS encoding alpha/beta fold hydrolase, translating to MHKREPNEASPDGMPVHFPCDDGVLLGGTLWISTGGSVGQVILNPATGVLARYYHRYARFLAAHGFDVLTYDYRGIGASRPADLRGCGYRWVDWGLLDFEAALAFMGARRGAGPLSVVGHSFGGVIPGLARSAAAQVDRLLTVGAQYAWWGDYACDRRAALFGKWHVFMPLLTAVFGYFPGKRLGWLEDLPAGVAHAWSFGGPLFESRWERDEKPELRARMSAFRAPILAVAVSDDELGTPQAIRRTLNYYQGAPRTTVLLRPSDLGRQAIGHFNLFHDSHAAGLWQDTLSWLTSGVNPWPQRTIDDL from the coding sequence ATGCACAAGCGTGAACCAAACGAAGCCTCGCCAGACGGCATGCCGGTCCACTTCCCCTGCGACGATGGCGTCCTGCTGGGCGGCACGCTCTGGATCTCGACGGGGGGCAGTGTCGGGCAGGTGATTCTCAATCCCGCGACCGGGGTGCTGGCGCGTTACTATCATCGCTATGCGCGCTTCCTCGCTGCCCATGGGTTCGATGTGCTTACCTATGACTATCGCGGCATCGGCGCCTCTCGACCTGCGGATCTTCGTGGATGCGGATATCGCTGGGTGGATTGGGGCTTGCTCGATTTCGAGGCTGCACTGGCCTTCATGGGAGCGCGCAGAGGGGCGGGGCCGCTAAGCGTCGTCGGCCACAGCTTCGGCGGGGTCATCCCAGGCCTGGCGCGAAGTGCTGCCGCCCAGGTCGATCGGTTGCTGACGGTCGGTGCCCAATATGCCTGGTGGGGCGATTATGCGTGTGATCGCCGGGCTGCGCTTTTTGGAAAATGGCACGTGTTCATGCCGCTGCTCACCGCGGTGTTTGGCTACTTCCCCGGCAAACGGCTGGGATGGTTGGAGGACCTTCCTGCTGGCGTCGCTCATGCCTGGAGCTTTGGCGGGCCGCTGTTCGAGAGCCGATGGGAGCGCGATGAGAAACCTGAGCTGCGCGCCCGGATGTCTGCGTTTCGCGCGCCTATTCTGGCGGTGGCTGTGTCTGACGATGAACTCGGCACGCCCCAGGCAATCCGCCGCACACTCAATTATTATCAGGGCGCCCCTCGCACGACTGTGCTGCTGCGCCCCTCGGATCTTGGACGGCAAGCCATCGGCCATTTCAACTTGTTCCATGACTCCCACGCAGCCGGATTGTGGCAAGACACCCTTTCCTGGCTCACATCTGGAGTGAATCCATGGCCGCAGCGGACGATCGACGATCTCTAG
- a CDS encoding helix-turn-helix domain-containing protein, which yields MLSDEKRKLLGHFIRSHRERVIPDLQVRRRRTPGLRREELAARAGIGVTWCAWIEQGREVRVSAETLARLAVALALTPAERAYLFELGDRRDPDAPPTVSTSTAPEGVSALVEALPFPAYGLDRLWNACCWNAPAEHLFADWLGPGRQRNLLRYTFLERSVRSLLPDWEERARRLLAEFRADCARILNDADLAAFTADLCVESTLFAQEWEAQSVSAREGGLRDFIHPQDGVLSYRQHTFTAAERPDYKLVALIPSPG from the coding sequence ATGCTATCGGACGAAAAACGCAAACTCCTGGGCCACTTCATCCGCTCGCATCGCGAGCGGGTGATACCGGATCTTCAGGTCCGCCGCCGCCGAACGCCTGGGTTGCGCCGCGAGGAGCTGGCCGCACGAGCGGGCATTGGTGTGACGTGGTGCGCCTGGATCGAGCAGGGCAGGGAGGTGCGCGTCTCGGCCGAAACGCTGGCGCGCCTCGCCGTGGCATTGGCGCTCACCCCCGCCGAACGCGCCTATCTTTTCGAACTGGGAGATAGGCGCGATCCCGATGCGCCCCCGACGGTGTCGACATCCACTGCACCCGAGGGTGTGTCTGCGCTGGTCGAGGCGCTCCCCTTTCCGGCCTATGGGCTGGACCGGCTGTGGAATGCCTGCTGTTGGAACGCTCCTGCGGAGCATCTGTTCGCCGACTGGCTGGGACCGGGCCGCCAGCGCAACCTGCTACGCTACACCTTCCTGGAAAGGTCGGTTCGGTCGCTGCTGCCCGACTGGGAAGAGCGTGCAAGACGGCTGCTTGCAGAGTTCCGGGCGGATTGCGCGCGGATTCTCAACGACGCTGACCTTGCCGCATTCACTGCGGACCTGTGTGTGGAATCTACCCTATTCGCGCAGGAATGGGAGGCACAGAGCGTCTCGGCGCGGGAGGGCGGTCTGCGAGATTTCATTCATCCGCAAGACGGCGTGCTCAGCTATCGCCAGCATACTTTCACAGCAGCGGAGCGCCCGGACTATAAGCTTGTGGCACTGATCCCTTCGCCAGGCTGA
- a CDS encoding CGNR zinc finger domain-containing protein codes for MFEFSAGSPALCLVDTVGNRGGADIERLATPQDFTRWLRQASLLDLDDREALEADLVDARALRDALYRAALAIVNGEMPVPADIDGINDLAQGTPPRPQWVNGEVVHVARDGVRAALALLAGDAVGTLADAQAGRVRLCPECRMMFVDKSPAGKRRWCSSASGCGNRAKVRDHRARKAQEGSAR; via the coding sequence ATGTTCGAGTTTTCAGCCGGCTCTCCTGCACTTTGCCTTGTTGACACCGTGGGTAACCGTGGTGGGGCTGACATCGAACGCTTGGCGACGCCGCAGGATTTCACGCGCTGGCTGCGCCAGGCATCCTTGCTCGATCTCGATGATAGAGAAGCGCTCGAAGCCGATCTGGTCGATGCCCGCGCGCTGCGGGACGCGCTCTATCGAGCGGCTCTCGCGATCGTGAATGGCGAAATGCCAGTGCCAGCCGACATCGATGGGATCAATGATTTGGCGCAGGGAACCCCGCCCCGTCCACAATGGGTCAACGGCGAAGTCGTTCACGTCGCCCGGGATGGCGTGCGTGCGGCCCTTGCATTGCTCGCCGGCGATGCGGTCGGAACGCTCGCCGACGCCCAGGCCGGTCGAGTTCGCCTTTGCCCGGAATGCCGGATGATGTTCGTCGATAAATCACCGGCCGGGAAGCGCCGCTGGTGCTCGTCGGCTAGCGGCTGCGGCAACCGCGCGAAGGTACGGGACCACCGCGCCAGAAAAGCCCAGGAAGGGAGCGCCAGATGA
- a CDS encoding short-chain fatty acyl-CoA regulator family protein, producing the protein MVARKAFMGVRLRRLREERKLKQVELAQALDISPSYLNQLEQNQRPLTVPILLKLNAAFGVDVQIFSEDEEARLMTDIRDAIADVEEAVSVAELRELATNMPAVGRTLVALHRRYRDAIERGDAMAAELGDEWSIGDRARQPFEQVRDFFYARHNHVELLDEAAERLYRDAGLSPRTIHDGLTAWLKARHGIAVLTDVTTAPRRFDPAAQALTLSASLTPGQRVFQMATQLAFIELGDVIDDLADDPVLADAEARRLGRIGLANYFAGALVLPYADFLAAAEAERYDIERLGRRFGVGFETVCHRLSTLQRVGARGVPFFFVRVDRAGNISKRQSATDFHFSRVGGTCPLWNVYEAFAQPGRVLRQVAQMPDGRSYLWVARTVASGSAGFGEPEKVFAIGLGCDLRHAGQLVYSRGLDLADPSFATPIGAGCKVCERPACPQRAFPPIGRALTIDENTAAPVPYPVA; encoded by the coding sequence ATGGTGGCGCGCAAGGCATTCATGGGGGTCCGGCTTCGGCGCTTGCGCGAGGAGCGCAAGCTAAAGCAGGTCGAGCTTGCCCAAGCGCTCGACATCTCGCCCAGCTATCTCAACCAGCTCGAACAAAACCAGCGTCCGCTGACCGTCCCGATCCTTTTGAAGCTCAACGCGGCGTTCGGCGTCGATGTGCAGATCTTCTCGGAGGACGAGGAAGCCCGCCTGATGACCGACATCCGCGACGCGATCGCCGACGTCGAGGAGGCGGTGTCCGTTGCCGAACTGCGCGAGCTGGCAACGAACATGCCCGCGGTCGGCCGCACGCTAGTCGCGTTGCATCGGCGGTATCGCGATGCGATCGAGCGCGGCGATGCGATGGCGGCCGAGCTGGGCGATGAATGGAGCATCGGGGATCGTGCCCGCCAGCCCTTCGAGCAAGTCCGGGATTTCTTCTATGCCCGCCACAACCATGTCGAGTTGCTGGATGAGGCGGCCGAACGCCTCTATCGCGACGCGGGTCTCAGCCCGCGCACGATCCACGATGGGCTGACGGCATGGCTGAAGGCGCGGCACGGGATCGCGGTGCTGACCGACGTTACCACCGCGCCACGCCGTTTCGATCCCGCTGCACAGGCGCTAACGCTGTCCGCCTCGCTGACACCGGGCCAGCGCGTGTTCCAGATGGCAACCCAGCTCGCTTTTATCGAACTCGGCGACGTGATCGACGACCTTGCCGACGATCCAGTCCTCGCCGATGCGGAGGCGCGCCGCCTGGGGCGGATCGGCCTCGCCAATTATTTCGCAGGCGCGCTGGTCCTCCCCTATGCGGACTTCCTCGCTGCCGCCGAAGCCGAACGCTACGACATCGAGCGTCTTGGGCGGCGCTTCGGGGTGGGGTTCGAGACGGTGTGCCACCGCCTGTCGACGCTCCAGCGCGTAGGGGCACGCGGCGTGCCGTTCTTCTTCGTCCGCGTCGACCGGGCGGGCAATATCTCCAAACGGCAATCTGCGACCGACTTCCACTTCTCGCGCGTCGGCGGCACCTGCCCGCTCTGGAATGTCTATGAGGCATTCGCGCAGCCAGGGCGCGTGCTGCGCCAGGTTGCTCAGATGCCCGATGGTCGCAGCTACCTCTGGGTTGCGCGAACGGTGGCGAGCGGGTCTGCCGGGTTCGGTGAGCCGGAGAAGGTGTTCGCGATCGGGCTCGGCTGCGACCTGCGCCATGCCGGTCAGCTCGTCTATTCGCGCGGCCTCGATCTCGCCGATCCCTCCTTCGCGACGCCGATCGGTGCCGGGTGCAAGGTGTGCGAGCGCCCGGCCTGCCCGCAGCGTGCGTTTCCGCCGATCGGGCGGGCGCTCACCATCGACGAGAACACCGCCGCTCCGGTTCCCTATCCAGTTGCCTGA
- a CDS encoding cyclase family protein: MSTEHRVQFDFEIEFANGGALQGQEFRLDIEHDDITDDTLGAYVIADLRLLMVARVNILNKRIIQEPHKRARKTPVAANAQAQRIDLSHVIEAGMITYKGLPAPLICDHLSREASRQSYDPGTEFQIDRIEMVGNTGTYLDTPFHRYADGYDLSGLSLDTVSDCPGVVINVTGAMGRAIDWTMLASVDVRDKAVLVHTGWDAHWRTDQYFENHVHLTERAAIHLRDSGARLVGIDSFNIDDTCGGTRPVHSVLLAAGIPIVEHLTNLQSLPAEGFRFWAVPPKFKEVGTFPVRAHAIIDGREA; this comes from the coding sequence ATGAGTACAGAACATCGCGTCCAGTTCGATTTCGAGATCGAGTTCGCCAACGGCGGCGCGCTTCAGGGTCAGGAATTCCGTCTCGACATCGAGCATGACGACATCACAGACGACACTCTCGGCGCCTACGTCATCGCCGACCTGCGGCTGCTGATGGTTGCCCGCGTCAACATTCTCAACAAGCGCATCATCCAGGAACCGCACAAGCGGGCGCGCAAAACGCCGGTCGCAGCGAATGCGCAAGCGCAGCGGATCGATCTCAGCCATGTGATCGAAGCTGGCATGATCACCTACAAGGGCCTTCCGGCGCCGCTGATCTGCGACCATCTTTCGCGCGAGGCATCGCGCCAGAGCTATGATCCCGGCACCGAGTTCCAGATCGATCGGATCGAGATGGTCGGCAACACCGGCACGTATCTCGACACGCCCTTCCATCGCTACGCCGACGGCTATGATTTGTCGGGACTGAGCCTCGACACGGTATCTGACTGCCCAGGCGTCGTGATCAACGTGACGGGGGCGATGGGCCGCGCGATCGACTGGACAATGCTTGCCTCCGTCGACGTGCGCGACAAGGCTGTCCTCGTCCATACCGGATGGGACGCGCATTGGCGCACGGATCAATATTTCGAGAACCATGTCCATCTGACCGAACGGGCGGCGATCCATCTGCGCGACAGCGGCGCGCGGCTGGTCGGGATCGACTCATTCAACATTGACGATACGTGTGGTGGGACGCGGCCCGTCCATTCGGTGCTGCTCGCGGCCGGCATCCCGATCGTCGAGCACCTGACCAATCTCCAGTCGCTGCCTGCGGAAGGCTTCCGCTTCTGGGCCGTGCCGCCCAAGTTCAAGGAAGTCGGCACATTCCCGGTTCGTGCGCATGCGATCATCGATGGCCGTGAGGCCTGA
- a CDS encoding NAD(P)-dependent oxidoreductase, translating to MTVAFLGLGHMGAPMATNLLKTQLDLTVWNRSLPALERLGELGATIAPTARDAIRGAATVLLMLANEAAIDDVLERGSPAFTDNVRGRLIVHMGTTSTDFSRKLAAAVEAAGGRYVEAPVSGSRVPAEQGSLVAMVSGEEADVATVRDLVQPMCSKTFACGRVPGGLAMKLAVNLFLITMVTGLMEAAHFARAAGLDIALFRAVIDAGPMSSDVSRVKLDKLVNDDFAPQASLADVLMNSRLVADAAHSSAVATPLLDQANALYAKADEMGLGGIDMIGVLRALEEATRDQRKG from the coding sequence ATGACTGTCGCGTTTCTGGGTCTGGGCCATATGGGTGCGCCGATGGCGACCAATCTTCTGAAAACACAGCTGGATCTGACGGTGTGGAATCGGTCGCTGCCGGCGCTTGAGCGTCTTGGCGAGCTCGGCGCAACGATCGCGCCCACGGCCAGGGATGCCATTCGGGGCGCCGCCACCGTGCTGCTCATGCTCGCCAACGAGGCGGCGATCGATGATGTGCTGGAACGCGGATCCCCGGCGTTCACTGACAATGTTCGCGGCCGCCTGATCGTCCATATGGGGACGACGTCGACTGACTTTTCGCGGAAACTGGCTGCCGCAGTCGAAGCGGCGGGCGGTCGCTACGTCGAGGCACCGGTTTCCGGGTCGCGAGTGCCGGCTGAGCAGGGCTCCTTGGTCGCCATGGTCTCCGGCGAGGAGGCCGACGTCGCCACGGTGCGCGACCTGGTCCAGCCGATGTGCAGCAAGACCTTTGCCTGCGGCCGCGTGCCCGGTGGCCTGGCCATGAAACTGGCCGTCAACCTCTTCCTGATCACCATGGTTACCGGCTTGATGGAAGCGGCACACTTCGCCCGCGCCGCTGGGCTCGATATCGCGCTGTTCCGCGCCGTCATCGATGCCGGCCCCATGTCCAGCGACGTATCACGCGTGAAGCTCGACAAGCTCGTGAACGACGACTTTGCGCCCCAGGCCAGCCTCGCTGACGTGCTGATGAACAGTCGACTGGTCGCTGATGCGGCCCATTCCTCGGCGGTTGCCACGCCTTTGCTGGACCAGGCGAACGCACTCTATGCAAAGGCTGACGAAATGGGATTGGGCGGCATCGACATGATCGGGGTGCTTCGCGCGCTTGAGGAGGCCACGCGCGACCAGCGGAAAGGGTGA
- a CDS encoding TetR/AcrR family transcriptional regulator: MTRPSAPTRERIIDAASALFYGEGIRAVSMDAVAAKASITKKTLYYHFRSKDDLIAAYLQARDAPNLRLFQRWFEEAQGDVADKIRSVFLRLAASARHRKWKGCGFLRTSVELFDLPGHPAIAAGRAHKRRVEDWICIVLESAGYDQDARVLARQLILLMDGGFAVVLLHRDASYMESAADAAVTLLRAGVMDGQPGEGISATSL; encoded by the coding sequence ATGACCCGCCCGTCCGCCCCGACCCGCGAGCGCATCATCGATGCGGCTTCGGCACTGTTCTACGGCGAAGGCATTCGTGCGGTCAGCATGGACGCTGTCGCTGCCAAGGCGAGCATCACCAAGAAGACGCTCTACTATCATTTCCGCAGCAAGGACGATTTGATCGCCGCTTATCTGCAGGCACGCGATGCCCCCAATTTGCGCCTGTTCCAGCGTTGGTTCGAAGAAGCGCAAGGCGATGTCGCCGACAAGATCCGCAGCGTGTTCCTGCGCCTCGCGGCATCGGCCCGACACCGCAAATGGAAAGGCTGCGGTTTCCTGCGCACGTCCGTCGAACTGTTCGACCTGCCCGGCCATCCGGCGATCGCGGCGGGACGCGCGCATAAGCGGCGGGTGGAAGACTGGATCTGCATCGTCCTGGAAAGCGCGGGTTACGACCAGGATGCCCGCGTCCTGGCCCGCCAGCTGATTCTGCTCATGGACGGTGGCTTTGCGGTCGTGCTGCTCCATCGCGACGCCAGCTACATGGAATCGGCCGCCGACGCCGCAGTCACGCTCCTTCGCGCAGGCGTCATGGACGGTCAGCCTGGCGAAGGGATCAGTGCCACAAGCTTATAG
- a CDS encoding class I SAM-dependent methyltransferase, giving the protein MTRSHETVVEAQFGSQADAYVTSIVHAQGEDLDAVEAIARREAAPRALDLGTGGGHVAYRLAPHSGTVTAVDLSAAMLEAVQAAAKQRGLSNFEICNSPAEQLPFDDASFDLLATRFSAHHWRDWNAGLREARRVLKPGATAIFVDVISPGHAPFDTHLQAVELLRDPSHVRDHTESEWAAALDRAGFRVRSTVKRRLRMEFTSWVERMRTPDAHRTAIRALQQLASAETAAYFAIEADGSFSIDALQIEASACRARAL; this is encoded by the coding sequence ATGACCCGTTCCCATGAGACTGTCGTCGAAGCGCAATTCGGAAGTCAGGCAGACGCCTATGTCACCAGTATCGTGCATGCACAGGGCGAAGACCTGGATGCGGTCGAGGCGATCGCGCGGCGCGAAGCCGCTCCGCGTGCGCTCGATCTGGGAACGGGCGGCGGCCATGTTGCCTATCGGCTCGCACCGCATAGCGGCACCGTCACGGCGGTCGATCTGTCGGCAGCAATGCTGGAAGCGGTTCAGGCGGCCGCAAAGCAGCGGGGCTTGTCAAATTTCGAGATTTGCAATTCTCCCGCGGAGCAACTGCCGTTCGACGATGCCAGCTTCGATCTCCTCGCCACCCGCTTCAGCGCTCACCACTGGCGCGACTGGAATGCCGGGTTGCGCGAGGCCCGCCGCGTCCTGAAGCCGGGTGCGACCGCGATTTTCGTCGACGTGATTTCTCCGGGCCACGCGCCGTTCGACACCCATCTCCAGGCGGTCGAACTGCTGCGCGACCCGTCCCACGTCCGCGACCATACCGAAAGCGAGTGGGCGGCCGCGCTGGATAGAGCGGGGTTTCGGGTGCGCAGCACGGTGAAGCGGCGCCTGCGGATGGAGTTCACATCCTGGGTCGAACGGATGAGGACGCCGGATGCGCATCGGACAGCGATCCGCGCCCTGCAGCAACTGGCATCAGCCGAAACCGCCGCCTATTTCGCGATCGAAGCCGATGGATCCTTCTCTATCGATGCGCTGCAAATCGAAGCATCGGCCTGCCGGGCGCGCGCACTCTGA